One window from the genome of Polynucleobacter sp. MWH-Svant-W18 encodes:
- the trpC gene encoding indole-3-glycerol phosphate synthase TrpC has product MSDILNKIVATKKIEIANISKQISLANQRDLAQSNNQDALLKPRGFIDAINNKIAQGKAGVITEIKKASPSKGILREHFKPAEIAQSYEKYGAACLSVLTDIDYFQGCNAYLKEARSACGIPVLRKDFTIDPYQIYEARAIGADAILLIVACLELNQMKELEACAHELGLDVLVEVHNAPELEQALELKTSLVGINNRNLKTFDVTLETTLSLLSMVPSNKTLVTESGILNRADVQRMRDNHINAFLVGEAFMRAPDPGIALNELFS; this is encoded by the coding sequence ATGAGCGATATTCTCAACAAAATTGTTGCAACCAAGAAGATTGAGATTGCAAACATCTCAAAGCAAATATCACTAGCTAATCAACGTGATCTCGCGCAGTCAAATAATCAAGATGCTTTGCTAAAGCCCCGCGGCTTTATTGACGCCATCAACAATAAGATTGCACAAGGCAAAGCGGGCGTTATTACTGAGATTAAAAAAGCAAGTCCTAGTAAAGGGATTTTGCGAGAGCACTTCAAACCAGCAGAAATTGCCCAATCTTATGAAAAATATGGCGCGGCCTGCTTATCCGTACTGACGGATATCGACTACTTTCAAGGTTGCAATGCCTATCTAAAAGAGGCGAGATCTGCTTGCGGCATTCCCGTGCTGCGCAAGGATTTCACCATCGATCCCTATCAAATCTATGAGGCTCGTGCGATTGGTGCAGATGCTATTTTGTTAATCGTCGCCTGCCTGGAGCTCAACCAGATGAAAGAGCTCGAAGCGTGTGCCCACGAATTAGGTCTCGACGTTTTAGTTGAAGTTCATAATGCTCCAGAGCTAGAACAGGCCCTAGAACTCAAAACATCTTTAGTGGGAATCAATAATCGCAACCTGAAGACCTTTGATGTCACTCTAGAAACTACTCTCTCACTTTTATCTATGGTTCCAAGTAATAAGACTTTGGTAACTGAATCCGGGATATTGAATCGTGCTGACGTACAACGAATGCGTGACAACCACATCAATGCATTCTTAGTTGGCGAAGCCTTTATGCGTGCGCCAGATCCAGGCATCGCTCTTAATGAGCTTTTTTCATAA